Within the Salinimonas marina genome, the region CTTACTTTGGTGACACCGTCACTTATGTATCCGGAGAAGTGGCTGGACAGGCACGCCCCAGTTCCATCCGCGACGGCGAAACCGGCCAGGTAATTCGGGAGTAACATGACTAAAATTTCCAATGCTGAAGCCATTGCTCAGGTAAAAAAATATTTGTTGTCGCTGCAGGAAAATATCTGTCAAACCCTGGAGCTGGTGGATGGCCAGGGCCATTTTGAGCAGGATGAATGGCAGCGGGAACAGGGCGGCGGTGGTCGTTCCAGAGTATTAAAAAATGGTGCTGTGATTGAACAGGGCGGAGTAAATTTTTCCCATGTTCACGGCGATGCTATGCCGGCTTCTGCTACCGCGGCGCGACCAGAGTTGGCCGGGCGTAGTTTTCAGGCTATGGGGTGTCATTAGTCATTCATCCGCATAATCCTTATGTTCCTACCTCCCATGCCAATGTGCGTTTTTTTATTGCTGAAAAGCCTGGTGAAGAGCCTATCTGGTGGTTTGGGGGCGGTTTTGATTTGACCCCTTTCTATCCGTTTAAAGAAGATGTTCAGCATTGGCACAAGGTAGCCAAAAAACTGTGTGCGCCTTACGGCGACGCGGTTTATGCTGATTATAAAAAATGGTGTGATAACTATTTTTATCTCAAACACCGCGATGAAACCCGAGGTGTGGGCGGGCTGTTTTTCGATGATCTGAATGAGTGGGGCTTCAAGCCCAGTTTTGCTTTTATGCAAGCAGTGGGGGACGGTTTTCTGGATGCCTATGTGCCAATTGTAGAACGCCGCAAACAAACCCCTTATGGCGATCGGGAAAGAGACTTCCAGCTTTATCGTCGGGGTCGCTATGTTGAGTTTAATCTGGTGTGGGACCGGGGTACGCTATTTGGCTTACAAACCGGAGGGCGCACCGAGTCTATATTAATGTCGATGCCGCCACTGGCCAGATGGGAGTATGGATTTGAACCGGCCCCCGGAAGCCCGGAAGCCAGGCTATCTGAGTGGCTCAAACCGCGACAGTGGTAGTCTTCACGGGCAGGTTTGTGACAGCACAAGGTTGCCCGTATGGTTCCGGTTGCTTTATCTGCGCCTGTTTCCCACAAACTTTCAGAGACTACCTGATGCGGTAGCGCCCCTTTTCATACCAGTAAGCTTGTCTAAGTGCTTTCCCGAATGCTCTCCCTGACCCCTTTTCTTTAACAACTTTTTTTGCGGCCTGCCTATCCGCCTCTTCACCTGAAGTAGAGGAGGTACAATGCGAGCTTTGCAAGCAAGCTAAAAAAGTCCCAGGCAGATATGCAGACGATGACCGAGGCTTGGTGTGATAACGACGCCACAAAGCAGACAAATCCCTAGCCGTTACAATCTGAGTATGGAGTTGGACAACATTACCTGGATAGCTGCTTTCAACGGGCTTTGCCGGGTACCTCAGTCCTAATTTGAATTAACCGGCTTTGTTATCCATGGTTAGTTATCCTGATTAATCATGTGCTCGGCCAGTTCATCCAGCGCGGCCAGCAACCGATTGGCAAGAGCTAAATCAGAAACATGCTGATACATAGCTTTTTTCATGCAATACATCCATTGCGCCTTAAGCGCAGGGGTCACCGTGAACGGCAGGTGCCGGGCACGCAAGCGTGGGTGCCCGTACTGTTTTTCGAACTCATTCGGTCCGCCTAGCCACATCATCAGATACAGCGAAAAAACATGACGAATACGGGTAAGCGGCTGTGGATGTAAGGCCAATAATTCGGTGGCCATAGGATCACTGGCCATAATGTCGTAAAAACTATTGGCGATAGCCTTGACAGCCGGCTCTCCTCCGATAGCCTCATAAGGCGATTCGGCCAGCCGGGCGGGTTTGTTTTTATTTCGACGGAATAAGTGTAAAAAGCTCATGAAAAAATTTGCTGTTTTTGGAAACCCTGTGGCCCATAGTTTATCACCAACTATCCATCAGATGTTTGCTGAGCAATGTGACGTAGCAATTAGTTACGACAAATTGTGCCCCCCGCTGGAGGATTTTGCAGGTAGCCTGGAACATTTTTTTGAAGATCCCCACGCTGTTGGCTGTAATGTCACTATGCCATTTAAAGGTGAGGCGGCCAAACTGGCCACCAGACTTGATCATGCCGCCCAACTTGCCGGGGCGGTCAATACACTGCACCGCCAGAATAGCAGCATGCGAAGTGAAGACTCCCGAAGCGAAGTGTCATTGAATGGTTACAATACCGATGGCGTAGGGCTGGTGGCAGATTTGAAAAATCAGGCTGTGGCACTGGCTGACCAAAGGGTGTTATTGATTGGGGCGGGCGGCGCTGCTCGTGGGGTTATCCACCCCTTGCTGAACGCCGGGCTTAAGACTCTGATCATTACTAATCGTACTATGGCAAAAGCCGAAAACATTGCGAGCCAGGCGGGTGATAGCAGGGTGGTAGCGTTAGATAAACCAGGTCTGGCCGAGTGTAGGCCAGACATTATTGTTAATACCACTTCTGCCAGCCTGGGCGGCGAATTACCCGATCTGAACAATATCTCGTTTACCCAATGCCAGCTTGCCTATGACATGGTGTACCAGGCTGAGCCGACGGTTTTCATGAAGCAGGCCCTTGAGTTGGGGGCACAAAATGCTGCTGACGGGCTGGGCATGCTGGTGGAGCAGGCCGCAGCCGCCTTTACTATTTGGACCTCTATGCAGCCTCAGACCCGGCCTGTTATCGAGGCATTACGTCAACAATTACGAAGATAGCCCTTCTTCCAGGTATTCATTTTTGAGTTCAACATAGTTTTGCGCAGATTGGCTTAAAAAATTAACTTCGCTCTCTTTCAGGGGGCGTTTTTTTATCATGGGATTACCAACATATAAGTAGCCACTCTCCAGGCGTTTATTAGGGGGGACCAGGGTGCCTGCCCCAATAAAGACATCATCTTCTACAATTACCCCATCCATCACGATAGCGCCCATACCCACCAAGATACGGTTACCAAGCTGACATCCGTGCAACATACACTTATGGCCAACCGTGACATCATCGCCAATAATAAGGGGGTACCCTTCAGGGTTCGAGTCGGTGCCCCGCGACACGTGCAGCACTGAACCATCCTGGATATTGGTGCGCTTGCCAATCTGAATGTAATTCACATCACCACGGCCGGCGACCAGAGGCCAAATGCTGGCATCTTCCGCAATTCTGACATCACCCACTATCACGGCCGACGGATCGATATAACAGCTCGACTCGCTTTTAGGGGTTTTGTTTTTATAAGTACGTAGGGTCATTTCATCTCCAGCAACTGAATTCATGTACAGGTTAAAATAATTACCAGCTCTTTGATATTAGTTAGGTACTGACGCATGCAGCCAGACGCTTAAAATAGTAATGAAATAATGGGCTCCCTAACAAGCAAAGCAGAAGAGCCGGTAGCTAAAAGTACAAAAAGCGCAATAGTAGGTTGGAAAGACACAATCAGAACCATAGCAGCTGGTTCTAAAGTTGTTGCCAGAGTCTGCCATAGCTCGCTACGCACACCACCGCCAAATCCGACTATTGGTTGCTGAGTCAGGTCGGGCTTGAAACATTACCCCCTGAAGCTGTGCCTATAGGGATCGGTGGGCATCGAAATACAGCTGTCTTTGCTGAACTCGCCGTTACACAGGGGACAGTGGTTTGGCAAACGGTGCCGGCGCGACCTCGATATGTATTTAAGGAGCATGGGAATTAAAAAGACGGGCAGTAAGGTGCTGGCTAGCTGACGTGTTCTCCTTTCCCTGGGCCATGTATGCTACAAAGTAAAAAGGATACTTGTCATCCGAAGCATTGTTTTACGATA harbors:
- the aroE gene encoding shikimate dehydrogenase, with translation MKKFAVFGNPVAHSLSPTIHQMFAEQCDVAISYDKLCPPLEDFAGSLEHFFEDPHAVGCNVTMPFKGEAAKLATRLDHAAQLAGAVNTLHRQNSSMRSEDSRSEVSLNGYNTDGVGLVADLKNQAVALADQRVLLIGAGGAARGVIHPLLNAGLKTLIITNRTMAKAENIASQAGDSRVVALDKPGLAECRPDIIVNTTSASLGGELPDLNNISFTQCQLAYDMVYQAEPTVFMKQALELGAQNAADGLGMLVEQAAAAFTIWTSMQPQTRPVIEALRQQLRR
- a CDS encoding gamma carbonic anhydrase family protein, with the protein product MTLRTYKNKTPKSESSCYIDPSAVIVGDVRIAEDASIWPLVAGRGDVNYIQIGKRTNIQDGSVLHVSRGTDSNPEGYPLIIGDDVTVGHKCMLHGCQLGNRILVGMGAIVMDGVIVEDDVFIGAGTLVPPNKRLESGYLYVGNPMIKKRPLKESEVNFLSQSAQNYVELKNEYLEEGLSS
- a CDS encoding group II truncated hemoglobin is translated as MSFLHLFRRNKNKPARLAESPYEAIGGEPAVKAIANSFYDIMASDPMATELLALHPQPLTRIRHVFSLYLMMWLGGPNEFEKQYGHPRLRARHLPFTVTPALKAQWMYCMKKAMYQHVSDLALANRLLAALDELAEHMINQDN